Proteins found in one Bacillus subtilis subsp. subtilis str. 168 genomic segment:
- the yfkI gene encoding hypothetical protein (Evidence 4: Unknown function but conserved in other organisms; PubMedId: 15995210) gives MNNERLMLKGIFLGAAAGAALSLLHKPTRQACGMRWLTCKHKLSLYKSNPELLKNTVITKVDEAKKLARTLSKEVDFVNQQVKELKKTTPQVMELVQETKEHFSKK, from the coding sequence ATGAACAACGAACGTTTAATGCTGAAAGGGATATTTCTCGGAGCTGCGGCAGGCGCGGCGTTATCACTGCTCCATAAGCCGACAAGACAGGCGTGCGGGATGAGATGGCTGACATGCAAGCATAAACTTTCACTGTACAAAAGCAACCCAGAGCTGTTAAAAAACACTGTCATCACAAAAGTGGATGAGGCCAAAAAGCTCGCCCGAACGCTTTCAAAGGAAGTCGACTTTGTGAACCAGCAGGTGAAAGAGCTGAAGAAAACAACGCCGCAAGTGATGGAACTCGTGCAAGAAACGAAAGAGCATTTTTCAAAAAAATGA
- the yfkJ gene encoding protein-tyrosine-phosphatase (Evidence 1a: Function from experimental evidences in the studied strain; PubMedId: 15995210; Product type e: enzyme) — protein MISVLFVCLGNICRSPMAEAIFRDLAAKKGLEGKIKADSAGIGGWHIGNPPHEGTQEILRREGISFDGMLARQVSEQDLDDFDYIIAMDAENIGSLRSMAGFKNTSHIKRLLDYVEDSDLADVPDPYYTGNFEEVCQLIKTGCEQLLASIQKEKQL, from the coding sequence ATGATAAGCGTGTTATTTGTTTGTTTAGGTAACATTTGCCGGTCTCCGATGGCGGAAGCGATTTTTAGGGACCTGGCAGCCAAAAAAGGATTAGAGGGGAAAATCAAGGCGGACTCAGCCGGTATTGGCGGCTGGCACATCGGCAACCCCCCGCATGAGGGAACGCAGGAGATATTGCGCAGAGAAGGAATCAGCTTTGATGGCATGCTGGCGCGTCAAGTCAGCGAACAGGATCTGGACGATTTTGATTACATCATTGCAATGGATGCAGAAAATATCGGAAGTCTCAGAAGCATGGCGGGTTTTAAAAACACCTCGCATATCAAAAGGCTCTTGGACTATGTTGAAGATTCAGATCTGGCTGACGTACCCGATCCTTACTACACAGGGAACTTTGAAGAGGTCTGCCAATTAATCAAAACGGGCTGTGAGCAGTTGCTTGCATCCATTCAAAAAGAAAAACAATTGTGA
- the rbn gene encoding putative ribonuclease BN (Evidence 3: Putative function from multiple computational evidences; PubMedId: 11222749, 12794188, 15849754, 16850406, 15764599; Product type e: enzyme): MSFLKELFSRYTLHEGQSKSAELAYFFLLSLFPFLIFMLTLTAYLPLSTDDVLGVIEQYAPASAMSLVESITHQTLNNRNGGLLSFGIIAALWSASNGMNAIVRSLNHAYDVEENRSFIIVRLTSIFLTIAMVFTILVALLLPVFGREIGRLASDFVGASDLFLSVWAAIRWGVSPLVLLIVFSALYVIAPNKKLSLRFVMPGAVFATIGWIIVSTLFSFYVSTFANYSATYGSIGGIIVLMIWFYLSGILIILGGEINALLHKRKKLPDENPYH, translated from the coding sequence ATGAGTTTTTTGAAAGAGCTTTTCAGCAGATACACCCTTCATGAAGGACAAAGTAAATCAGCGGAGCTGGCGTATTTTTTTCTATTGTCACTGTTTCCGTTTTTGATTTTTATGCTGACGCTCACCGCGTATCTTCCGCTTTCTACCGATGATGTTTTAGGAGTCATAGAACAATATGCTCCCGCCAGTGCGATGTCACTCGTTGAATCCATTACCCATCAAACCTTAAATAATCGAAATGGCGGTTTGCTGTCATTCGGGATTATCGCCGCATTATGGTCTGCGTCTAATGGAATGAATGCGATCGTCCGGTCGCTGAACCACGCGTATGATGTGGAAGAAAACCGCTCTTTTATCATTGTTCGTCTAACCTCGATTTTTTTGACGATTGCCATGGTATTTACGATTTTAGTGGCTTTGCTTCTGCCGGTATTTGGCCGGGAGATTGGAAGGCTCGCTTCTGACTTTGTCGGCGCGTCGGATCTGTTTTTATCCGTCTGGGCCGCCATTCGCTGGGGTGTCAGCCCGCTTGTGCTTTTGATTGTTTTTTCCGCGCTGTATGTGATTGCGCCGAACAAAAAGCTGTCTCTCCGGTTTGTCATGCCGGGTGCGGTCTTTGCGACTATCGGCTGGATCATTGTCAGCACATTGTTTTCATTTTACGTCAGCACGTTTGCGAACTATAGCGCCACTTACGGGAGCATCGGGGGAATCATCGTTCTGATGATTTGGTTTTACTTGAGCGGCATTTTAATTATCCTAGGCGGAGAAATCAACGCTCTTTTACATAAACGTAAAAAGCTTCCTGATGAAAATCCCTACCATTAG